The Arachidicoccus terrestris genome includes the window TTTCCAGACGTTTCAGTTTGGTTTGTTCCAGTTTTGCATCATTGATATACATAATGTATTCCTTTTGCTTGCCCGGGGTGAGCATTTCAAATCCGGCCTTCAGCACTTTGTTTTTTTTCAGCTCGTTGAGAAGCAGGCCCGGAATGGGCAATGGCTTAAATTTTTCGGGTTGAATCTTCAGGCCTTTTTTCTCTATTTCTATGGCTTCCTTTATGTAAGCGGAAATTTTCGTTTCGTTAATTTCGCCTTTTGATGTGAAACGCCACTGCCGCAATGATTTGGTTTTTCCCTCCTGTGCGTTGATCAATACCTGGTATTTATCCTTAAGGAAGACGCCATTATAGAACCACAATGTAAAATGATGTTTAAAGCCGCCATAGCTGACCACGTTTCTCCCGTTATAGGTGAAAACCTCTGCCCCCCATTTGATCGTTTTCTCTAAGGGGTGTTTTGAAATAATGATTGCCAATATTTCTAACTCCTCTGTCCATTTTTTGCTATTTTGCATGATAGTTAGTTTGATGAATTAAGACTGTATTTTCTGACAGCCTGGCGGTGTTAAATCTGAAGTACTGGCTTTTATTCCTTTGTTTTATAAGGAATTGTCTGACGGCACGTCTATAACCTGAGATTAGCCTTAGTGCTTTCATAATGAATTCATTTTCATTTGTTTGAGTTTATAAGTTTCTAGCTTTTCCTCAGCGTGGAGATAAATTTCGTAAATTATACGTTATCCGCAAATTTTATAATTGTAGGAAGGCTTTACACATACCTTTTGAAAGTCTTTCTCATATATTGAAGTTGCAGATTTTGTACTTGTAAGAGGAAAATATAAGGGAGCCTAATGGCCAATACTTGGTAGACAATGAGTTCGTTTTGAGCATATATAGCCTGGGCGTCAGTAATAGTGTTTCTAAGAAGTCAAAATGGGAAATATGGAGCAGAAGTCCTAACTTTAAGCTAAATTAATGCGATATGAAATGTCTTTTCTTGGCGCTGATGGCGGTTGGGCTCTCAGCCTGCAATCAGCAAAATGACAATACAGCGTATTTGCAATCTCAGATAGACAGCTTACGGGTAAATAGTTATAAACCTGGATTTGGTGAATTTATGAGTAGTATACAGATCCATCATGATAAACTCTGGTTTGCTGGTCAGAATATGAATTGGGAGCTGGCTGACTTTGAGATGAGTGAAATTAGGGAGAGTTTGGATGATATTAAAAAATATTGTACTGACAGGCCTGAAGCGAATTCTATAGATATGATAGAACAACCCTTGCAAAATTTGGATAACGCTATCTTACATAAGGACAAGGAAGCATTTGTAAAGCACTATAGAGTACTTACGGCTACCTGTAATAGTTGTCATCAAAAAACGGCCCATGGATTTAACGTAATAACTATACCAACCGCTCCTCCGTTTACGAATCAGCTTTTCAAAATGCAAAATGAAAAATAGAATCTTACAAACGTCGCCAGTTCCAACAATGATTCCACGTTTGATTGTTGGTTTAATTTTTCTTTCTGAAGGGGTACAAAAGTTTATTTTGCCCGCAATAGTGGGGGCAGGCCGCTTTGAGAAGATCGGCTTTGTTTCTCCTGAATTTTGGGCCGGCTTCACGGGTATATTTGAGATTTTTTGCGGCATCTTGATCTTGCTGGGCGTATTTACGCGCCTGGCGGTCGTTCCTTTGCTGGTTGTTATGGGGGTCGCGTTCATCAGAACAAAAATTCCAGTTCTGGTGCATAAAGGTTTTTGGGCCATGGCACACGAATACCGGACTGATTTTGCATTGACATTATTGCTTTTATTTTTGCTGTATTTCGGTGGGGGGCGTTTTTCTTTGGATAGAAAGTATTTCGGTGGCAAACCATAATGCTTATCTGGTCTTACCCGGAGCCTTGAAGATTAAGAATGCAGCATGATCCCTTATTGGCGCCTTTTGGAATGGGATAGGATGGTATAAATACGATTGGGAAAATTAAAAAACCGCCTAAATTTTAATATTTAGACGGTTTTAGATCAACTTGAGTCCTACTCTTGCGGTGAGGGCGGGATTCGAACCCGCGGTACAGTTTAACCCGTACGGCAGTTTAGCAAACTACTGATTTCAGCCACTCATCCACCTCACCGGTTTTGCTGAAAACTCCATTCGTTGAATGGGAGGCAAAAGTAATTCGTGGTGATCTTATTTCCAAATTTTATTCGGTAAATTTTTACATCGACGCCAGTTGAACTTTCTGGGTGAGTTCCAGGACATTTTCCTTAAATATACTGTCTGTATCCATCAGATCTTTGACCGTCTGACAGCTATGAATGACTGTCGTATGGTCCCTGCCTCCAAAGTGCTCCCCTATCGTTTTTAGGGAGTTTTTGGTAAAGTTTTTCGACAGATACATAGTGATCTGCCTGGCCTGGACAATTTCTCTTTTTCTGGTTTTCTCAAGCAACCTGTTATATGGCACATCAAAATACTCACAAACCAGCCGCTGAATCGTATCTATGGTTACCTCCTTGTTGCTTGTCTTAATAATGTTTCTAAGTACCCTTTTGGCCAGATCAATGTCAATTTCTCTTTTATTAAGAGACGACTGAGCTAACAGAGAAATTAAGGCTCCCCTCAGTTCGCGGACATTGGTATTGATATTATAGGCGACATACTTGACAACTTCTGGTGACATAACAAGCCCTTCGTCGCGCATTTTCTGTTCAAAGATCTCAATTCTGGTCTCATAATCCGGCACTTGAATGTCGGCACTCAATCCCCAGCGGAAACGGCTCAGCAATCTGTCCTGTAGTCCGTCCAGATCTTTCGGGGATTTATCAGAGGTCAAAATCAGCTGTTTGCCGCTCTGCTGCAGGTGATTGAAAATCGCAAAAAAGGCATCCTGGCTCTTTTCAGCCCGATTAAAAAACTGAACATCATCAATCATTAATACATCTACCAATTGATAGAAATTAATAAAATCATTAATTTGATTATTACGACTGTGGTATTGAAACTGATTGATAAACTTCTCACTACTTACATATAAAACGACTTTATTGTGATGCAGCCGTTTTACTTCATTACCGATAGCGTGCAATAAATGAGTTTTCCCCAAACCGGAGCCTCCATAAATAAACAAAGGATTGAATGAATTATTGCCCGGTTTTTCTGCAACGGTTTTACCTGCCCTTCTGGCAACCCTGTTACAGTCTCCTTCCACAAACTTATCAAAAGTGTCCTCGCTGTTTAGCTGAGGATCGATCTGCATTTTTTTGATACCCGGAATTGCAAACGGATTCAGCTCGCTATTGCGGTTGATGCGCATGGGCAATTCAAGGGTATTGGATACATCTGACTTGGTTTGTGTAGAAGCCAGGTCCATATGTCCTCTACCGTTTGTATTGCCACTATCGATCATGATACGGTATTCCAGTTTTGCGTCCTTCCCCAACTGTCTTTTCAGCGTTTTAGCCAGTAATGTAACATAATGTTGCTCTAGGTATTCATAGAAGAAATTGCTGGGCACCTGAATCAACAAAATATTCCCTTTAAGCTCAATAGGAACAATCGGCTCAAACCAAGTTTTAAAGTGCTGCCATTCGACAATATCCTTGATGATATCAAGACAGTTCGCCCAAACAGATTCTGCCGTTTTATTCATAGTTACTTAAAAGTATTTATATGTTATTACCAATTTTAAGGGGGTAGAGGATTACAGAAATTCCTGCACAATCATCGTATCTTATTCCCGTAATTGTGTACGAAAGTGGGACAATAATGTTGAAAAAAAAAGTTTTTATTTTTAATTTTTTTGTGCATAGAATATTAATTAAATTCCTTCCAAATAAATTATTGATAAATTCGATTTTTCCCTTATCGGACGGGACTTCTACTCTACTTTTCTCTCTATTTTAATCAAAGTATAAATTTTGTTCATGCAAATTTTACAGGTAGATTAATTTCCCTCTTTTCACACCTCTGTTCGCGTCCTTGCTGCCGGTTTTCTGTCTGGCACCTCTTTCCGTTTGAATACTCTGACGGATGCAATTCTCATACCTATTTGCCCGCCGTACAAAAAATTACCAATGTCGACAACTTGCCGACCCGTTTGTGTAAGGAGAGTCGTCTATGTGACTATGCTTACACAAACGGGTATCTGGTAAATAGCGATAAAAAAGTATTAAAAAAATCCAGATGCAGAATCACTTCTCTGGCGCACATTTATTCTGGATGTTCTGCATCTTGCCATTTGCAAAGGGCAATCATGAATCGCTTTTTGCATCAACAGGGTCCACATTCGTGCCTGGCTCTCGTTAGGTCTTCTTATATTTAAAACAGCTGGCATTTTCTGGTGTTTCTAGTCTCTGTTATGTTTAAAGATAATCCAATTTAGGCCGATATAAATGCAGCTAACAAGATACGATTATTTTTTATAATTGATCAAAGCTTTTTCCATTTCTGTAAAAACTTTTTCTTTTAACGCAGCTACCTGCTTCAGGTCATAACCCGTGATGTCAATTTCCGGTAAATATAAAGTGCGACACTTTCCGGGAGACATCCTAAAAAGGCTCTTTTGCGGGATTCTGTTAGCAGTATCCAGAAATAAAATTGGTTTGATGGCTGTCTGGGTTTCAATGGCCATTTTAAAGGCGCCGTCATAAAAACGGGCCAGCGGTTGTTGAGTTTCATTAAAGCCCCCCTCCGGGAATATAAATATAGAGATTCCTTCTTTAAGAACCTTTCTTAAACGGAGCATGCTCGCCACTTTACTTTGTATAGAGTCTCGGTGGACAGAGACCACTGCAGCCCTATAGATAATGCCAAAGAGCGGTATTTTGGATAGTTCCGCTTTACCCAATACGCGAACTGGTTGATGCATGCAACGCATGAGTTGCGGGATATCCAAATAGGAACTGTGATTGGCCACAAATATATAGGGCTTTTTTTTGTCATGTGTTCCTAAATACGATTCCTTATAACGGAATCCCAGCAGTGTATACCACAATATTGCCCATACTTTACAGGCTCCGTAAATTAATATACCTCCTTTGCGATTATCTAATAAGGCAGTGATTAAGGCAAAAGGAATGACAAACAGCATTAACAGGCTAAACATTAACATGGCATAGACCGTGTATAAAATCTGCAAAATCCTGATGAGTCCCTTCATTTAAAATTTGATTAATTTACCGCCGTTTCCGTATATCTTTGAGCGGTTAAAAATAGTACTTTCCGGTAGAATTAGTGAAGCCATAAGCTTAAATTAATTTGTCTTTTCTGATAATTGCAGGAACTTTGCCTCTACTCCATAACGAAAGAAAAGAGACGACCAGATGAAAATGCAGAAAGCCTCAAGTAAAATAGTTATCATCCTATTATTTGCGCTCTGTTTTGCAAATGGCCCTTACGAAGTGTTGGCACAGGATACGACCCAACAGATTGTGCCAGGCAGAGCTAACAAACTCAATCAACAGGCAAAACCCTATGTGGTCTTGATCTCGATAGATGGTTTCCGATGGGATCTGGCGGATAAGTATAATGCCAGTTTTCTAAAAAAAATGCGTGCCAAGGGGGTTCAGGCCCGTTCTATGAGGCCTGGTTATCCCAGCCTTACTTTCCCCAACCACTATGCAATTATAACAGGCCTTTATCCTGCCCATCATGGTCTGGTAGATAACTATTTTTATGACCCTCATAGAAGTGCTAGTTATAAGGTCAGTGATAAAAGAGCAGTAGCCGATGGGAGCTGGTATGGTGGAGAACCATTATGGGTATTAGCAGAGAAAGCCGGCATGCTGACCGCGAGCTTTTACTGGGTGGGTTCTGAAGCTGCCATTGACGGAGTTCGCCCTACCTATTATTATAATTACAATGAGAAGATCCCTATTGAGCGAAGGATCAGTACTGTGAAAAGCTGGCTGGAACTGCCAGAGGCAAAAAGACCCCATCTGCTTACTTTTTACCTTCCGGAAGTAGATCATATGGAACATCTCTATGGCGTAGATTCTAAGCAAACGGCTGAGGCGGTCGCTTTTGTAGACAGTAGTATCCGGCAACTTTATGACAGCCTTATGACTACCAGACTGCCGATTAATTTTATTGTATTATCGGACCACGGGTTTGCCAATTTGGATTCTAATAAGTATCTCGGTGTTCCCAAATTAGATACGGGGCATTATCTGATACGTGGCGGAAGCGCATTGGTTCATATATATGCGAAAGATAAAACTGCCAAGAAAAGTTTAAACAAGCTCTATAAACAGTTAAAATCCAGTGCAGATCATTATAAGGTGTTTAAAGCGAGCAAAACACCGCCAAGCTGGCATTATCGATCTAAAGGCAATACTGCTGGCAGAATAGGCGATATCCTTTTGGTACCTTATCCCCCCTATTCCTTCTATTTTGGTGGTAGAAAACTTCTTGGAGCTCATGGGTTCGATAATCGTCTGCAGGATATGCAGGCTACTTTTTATGCGTGGGGACCTGCCTTTAAGCAGCATTTTAAAATCGGGAACTTTCCCAATGTAGCAGTCTACCCTATGATCGCAAAAATATTAGGCTTATCCATCCGGCACAAAATTGATGGCAAAGAAAAGACGTTAGCGCCGATCTTGCAAAAACAGCTAAGACAGGTCGAGTAGGCTGGTCAAATAGTAACTGCATGTTGCTTTTTTATCAAACCGGGCCTTCTATTGTTCTTGACATAGAGAAAATAGAAAGCCCGATTCAAATATAATCATATTTCGGCGGAGCCTAAATCCGACTGAGGGGTTACCCCATATTGTGGAAAACCTTATTCACGTCATCATCTTGCTCCAGCCTGTCGATCAACTTGCTGATATCTTCTGCCTGCTCATCTGTTACCGGAACGGTGACCGTTGGAATCCATTCAGTCTCGGCGCTCAGTGGCGTTATATTTTTATCTTCCAGGCCTTTTTGCAGATTGCCAAAATCGACAAATGCACAACGAAGCACCAGAATAGGCTTTTCATGATCATCCACAGAGTCTCCCATTTCCTCAAGCCCTGCATCAATAAGTTCTAATTCCAGTTCATCAGGATCCAGGCCTTCAGGATTTAGTTTAAATACCCCCATCTTCTTAAACTGGAAACTAACTGAACCATGCGTACCCAATGATCCACCTCCCTTATTAAAGTGGGAACGGACATTGGCGACAGTTCTTGTATTATTATTGGTTGCCGTTTCTACCAGAATCGCTACTCCATGGGGCGCATACCCTTCATACAGATGTTCTTCATAATTTTCTGTATCGTTGCCTAATGCTTTTTTGATCGCCGCCTCTACTCTGTCTTTCGGCATATTGACACTCTTAGCATTCTGTATGCAGCGCCTGAGTGCTGCATTTGTTTCAGGGCTTCCGCCACCTGCCTTAACGGCTATATTAATTTCCTTGCCTATGCGCGTAAACTGCTTGGACATTTTGTCCCACCTGGCAAACATGGTCGCTTTTCTGACTTCAAAAATTCTACCCATAAATTTAAATTGATGCGCAAAAATAACGGTTATTATTGAATTTTGAAAGCCTTGATGGCGCAGTTATTGAGGAAATCAGGCAAAATATTTGAGGATTTGGAGTAACTTCGTCATCTGTTTATTAAATTAAGAAAAGAAAGAACTACGTGGACATTATCAGGAAATTGCCGGACAACATTGCCAATCAGATCGCTGCAGGCGAAGTGATTCAGAGACCGGCCAGTGCGGTAAAGGAGTTAATGGAGAATGCGATAGATGCCGGGGCGACCCAAGTACACCTGGTGATCCAGGATGCGGGCAAAGCATTGGTACAGGTCATCGATAATGGCAAGGGCATGAGCGAGGCAGATGCCGTTTTATCGTTGCAGCGCCATGCCACCAGCAAGATCCAGAAAATAGAGGACCTCTTTGAGATAAAGACCATGGGATTCAGGGGTGAGGCATTGGCTTCTATCGCGGCGGTGGCCGAGGTAGAAATAAAAACCCGGCAGGGTGACCAGGAATTGGGTGTTTTTATCGAAGCCTCTCATAGCTCTATTCAAAAAAAGGAACCTTGTGCATCGCCCCAAGGAACGAGCTTTAGCATGAAAAACCTGTTTTTCAATGTACCTGCCAGAAGGAATTTCCTCAAGAGCAATGCAGCGGAACTCCGGCATATTATTGAAGAATTTACTCGCGTGGCTCTGGCCTTCCCGGATATTTTCTTTTCCCTGACCAGTAACGGACAGGAAATGTTTCATCTTGATATTGGTCCTTTAAAAGCTCGCATTGTCCAGTTGCTGGGGAGTAACTTAAAGTCCCAGCTGGTCAGTGTCAATGATGAAACGGATTATATTAATATCCATGGGTTTATCGGTAAGCCCGAAGTTTCCAAGAAAACCAGGGGGGATCAGTATTTCTTTGTCAACAATCGGTTTATCAAAAGTGCTTATCTGAATCACGCCATTACTACTGCCTTTAATGAATTGATTCCTAAAGAGAACTATCCGTTATATGTACTTTTTATTGATATAGATCCGACACAGGTAGATATTAATGTCCATCCGACAAAACAGGAGATTAAATTTGAAGATGAGAAGATTATATATGCGTTTGTCAAGGCGGCGATCAAGCATTCTCTGGTGCAGTCCAGTGTAGCGCCTTCGCTGGACTTTTCCCTCAATGCTGAGATTCAACGCCTGGATGCGATCAACAAGCCTTTTAACGAGCAAAATAAAGAAGCAGCATCTGCCGGTGATTTGTACAAAACTTTTACCCAGAAAAATCAGGCGCATTTTATTGACGGCTCCGATAAGGGAGCTTTAAAAAATTGGCAGGACTTCTATAAACCCGCTAAAGCGGGTTCAAATGAAAATTCCGGTATCGAGAAAACGAATCTGGATACAGAAGCCAAAAGAATCGCTGATTTTCTGCAGTCAAACCCGGATCACGACACCGAAAGCCATATACCTGACACACCCTCCCGTAGTATAGATGATCGCCAAGACAATAAAAGTATGGGTGATTTAGACTGGAACCTGCATCTGGATCAGACAGAAGAGGGTTACCGGTTGCCGGAAGATCCGGACGGCTTTTACTCCTTGCCTACTGACCTGCCGGCGTCGGGATTTGCAGCAAAAAATACAAATGATGGAACTGGTGGTGATAATGACATAGATTACGGCCCCGTTAGTGAAGCTAGCCTTGATTATTTTGCGCTGGCAGGCGGGGGGACCGGTTTCGGCCTGGGAGTGTCGAAGCCCCAGAAAACGATAGAATTGCAGGAAGGAGCTCCTTTATTACAAATTCAGCAAACGTATATCATTGCGCCTACCTCAAGGGGTTATGTGCTGGTACACCAACAGCTGGCCCACGAGCGGATTCTGTATGAGCAATTTAGCAAGAGGTTACATAAAAGTTCAGGTGCTTCTCAGAAGCTATTGATACCCAGTGAATTGAATATATCTACTTCGGATGGCATTTTATTGGAAGAATTGAAAGATACTATTCAGACCCTGGGTTATTACATAGAAAAGGGGGACGATCAAAAATATGCGGTGATAGCTGTACCCGCCGATATGCCAAGTGGCGGGGAAGGCCGGGCTATCGAATTGTTACTGGAGCAGTTCAAGCATTTTAATAGTGAAATCCGCTTTTCCAAAAAAGAAAAAGTTATCCGCTGTATGGCCAGACAGCAAGCAGTGAAGGCTGGAAAATTGCTGACCCAGCCAGAGATGCTCCGGTTGGTGGAAGATCTTTTCGCCTGTGATATTTCTGCGCTGACTGCTGCCGGTGACAGCCCCACGTATATAGAATTCAAGGAAGATTATCTGGATGGTTTATTTGGTCTGGGCAAATAACATCCCGACAGTCTAGTATTTATATTTGTCTTTCCATAATTCTTTCAGATACTTTCTGAGTTCATTCTCCCTGGGCGTCTGTCCAGGTTCATAGAATTTTGTACCGGCAATCCTCTCAGGGAGATATTCTTGCCCCGCAAAGTGCCCTTCATAATCATGGGCATACTGATAATCCTTGCCATAGCCCATGGACTTCATTAGCTTTGTGGGCGCATTACGCAAATGAAGCGGCACCGGGAGGTCGCCGCTTTGTTGGACTGCGCGCTGCGCCTCGCCGATGGCCAGATAACTGGCGTTGCTTTTAGGGCAGCTGGCTAAATAGGTAACACATTGGGATAAGATAATTCTGGATTCGGGATAGCCAATCTTATGCACCGCATCAAAAGTAGACGTGGCGAGCAGTAATGCATTGGGATTTGCATTGCCGATATCTTCGCTGGCGAAAATCACGAGTCTGCGGGCGATGAACTTTACATCTTCCCCTCCCTCAATCATGCGGGCCAACCAATATACCGCTGCATTGGGATCACTTCCCCGCATGCTTTTGATAAATGCCGAGATAATATCATAATGTTGCTCCCCTTTTTTATCGTATAAAGCTACTTTCTGATGAGCTACCTGCAAAACTGCCTCGTCGGTCACGGTAATCTTTTTCTGCCCCTGATTCACCAGATTCTGTACCGTCAGCTCGAGTAAGTTCAATATTTTACGTCCATCACCACCGGATATTCTGATCAGGGCTTCGATGTCCTTTAACTCAACGTTCAGGCCCGATAACCAGTTGTCTTTTGAAAGTGAAAGTTCCAGTAATTCTCTTAATTCATTTTTATCCAACGATTTAAGATTATATACTTGGCACCGGCTGAGCAATGCTGCGTTCACCTCAAAAGACGGATTTTCCGTTGTCGCACCGATAAGTGTAATTGTTCCTTTCTCAACCGCTCCCAGTAAAGCATCTTGTTGGCTTTTATTAAAGCGGTGGATCTCGTCAATAAAGAGAATAGCTCCGACTTGTTTTTTGGCCAGGTCAAGAATCTCACGGATATCTTTCACCCCACTGCTGATGGCACTGAGTTCATAAAAAGGAGCCTGGATAGATGCGGCAATAATATGGGCGATGGTCGTTTTGCCGACACCGGGAGGTCCCCATAGTATCATGGAAGGAACACGGCCACTTTCTATGGCCTTCTGTAAGATAGAGTTTTCCTGGGTCAGGTGCTTCTGCCCCACCAGATCTTTCAACGAGGAAGGGCGCATACGCTCTGCCAGAGGTGTCATCGTGCTTGCCATAATACAAAAGTAACTAAACTGCAGGGTATTTAGGCTTTTTTCGGGTGGTGGATAGTGTCAAAGTTTGTAACTTTGGTGCCTATTAAAATGATGATATGGAGTTAAGTAAGTTATATCAGAAAGCGCTGGGGCTGGAAAGCTTAACAGTAGAGGAAGGTGTATATCTTTATCACCATGCGCCCTTAGCCGAGCTGATGCAGGTGGCCGATATTCTACGTAAAAAACAAGTGCCTCATGGAAAGGTCACCTGGCAGATAGACCGAAATGTCAATACCACTAATGTTTGTATCGCCAACTGTAAATTCTGTAATTTTTTCCGGGTACCCGGCCATAAGGATGCCTACATAACGGATATGGCAACTTACCGAAAGAAGATTACTGAAACGCTGCGACTTGGTGGTGATCAGTTACTGTTACAGGGCGGACATCATCCGGATCTGGGTCTGCAATTTTATATTGATACCTTTAGCGCGATCAAAAATGAATTTCCGCAGATCAAATTACATACACTAGGCCCCCCTGAAGTTGCCCATATATGTAAACTCGAAGGTATGAGTCACCGTGATGTCCTGGCTGCTTTAAAAGATGCTGGCATGGATTCCCTACCTGGTGCAGGCGCAGAAATACTGATTGATCGGGTACGCCGGTTAATCAGTAAAGGTAAGTGTGGTTCTGATGAGTGGCTGGAGATCATGCGTCAGGCACATCAGCTGCATATTACGACTAGTGCCACAATGATGTTCGGTCATGTAGAAACCATTGAAGAAAGGTTTATTCATCTGGTGAAAATAAGGGAAGTTCAGGCGCAAAAACCAGCAGATGCCCATGGCTTCCTGGCTTTTATTCCCTGGACCTTTCAGGATGTGGATACGCTACTGACAAGAATTCGCGGCGTACATAACCTAACGACCGCTGATGAATATATCCGTATGATTGCTCTGTCCAGAATCATGCTGCCGAATATCAAAAATATTCAGGCCAGCTGGCTGACAGTTGGCAAGGCTACTGCACAGGTTTGCCTCCATGGTGGTGCCAATGATTTTGGAAGTATTATGATCGAGGAAAATGTTGTGAGCGCTGCCGGTGCACCGCATCGCTTTACCTATAAAACCATACAGGAAGCTATTAGAGCGGCGGGGTTTGAACCGCAGTTGCGCAATCAACAATATGGATGGCGGGAGATTCCGGAAACAATTGAGGAGCAGCTAATCAATTATTAAAACAAGACAACTGCTGCTAGCCTGCGGCGAAGAAGCAAAACAAGCGACCTAAACGACAAATGGGCGACTTATTCCTAAGAATAATCGCCCATTTGCGCTCTAAACAGCCATATTGAATCGTTAGAGGCCGGCAATTTTAAAATTTCCCACACCAATGCGGGCGCCGTTATCCATATCGGTACTGGTGCTGATATAAAAATATTTTTTTTCTGGTGTTCTGGCAAACATATCAGTATCCAGCACCTTATGTTTATCCAGATACACCTGCATATGCAGTCCTTTTACAGTGATGGAAACATGCATTTTACCAATGGCGTATTCTTCCAGTGGATATTCAATTGTATTATATTTTTTGTTGTCACTGCTCGAATTGATGATCTCTTTGTTCCAGTAATGGATTTCTGTATGTGTGATAGCACCTTCGTTATAGGCATCTCCGATATAACTGCTGATGGCATTGTTATGCGCAAAACCAAAGGAAAGGCTTTCCAGATCTTTGGCTTCATCCTTACTCATTGTCACAATGTCAAATTCAAGGGTAAAATTCTCTGGCAGGGGGACATCACTCTTGAGTTTATAGGAGGTAAATTCATTTAAAAATAACCATTTGCCTGCAAATTGATCTGAAGTACCAATAGACCCACTTCCATGGGTCTTCCAGTGACTGGCCATATCTCCTACTTTTTCTGTTGCAAAACCGTCAAAATAGACACTGTCCTTTCCCTGGATAAAATTATAAGGACCTTCCAGTCCAATCGTGTTAGCGGCCTGATCGACTTTGTCCGTGTTTTTGCCGGCATCAGACTTTTTGGAAGAGTCACCATCCAGGATCTTATCTACTTTGCCTTCAATTTTGTCAGAGACTTTGTCTTTTAATTTTTTAAAAATTTGTGCGTTGCTTTGGGAAACAGACAGAAAGGTGGCGGCAAGCCCCATGCCCAGGCATAAACATAAGTGCGTTCTTTTCATAGTTTTTGATTTGCGATGTTGTGTTGTATAACCGCAAAATAACGATTTTTTTGCAAACCCGATCTGTAATAAAGGCTATTTGCCTCCACCACGGCCCGTTGTGGCTGCCATGTTATATTTGTGGTTGAC containing:
- the mqnC gene encoding cyclic dehypoxanthinyl futalosine synthase, whose translation is MELSKLYQKALGLESLTVEEGVYLYHHAPLAELMQVADILRKKQVPHGKVTWQIDRNVNTTNVCIANCKFCNFFRVPGHKDAYITDMATYRKKITETLRLGGDQLLLQGGHHPDLGLQFYIDTFSAIKNEFPQIKLHTLGPPEVAHICKLEGMSHRDVLAALKDAGMDSLPGAGAEILIDRVRRLISKGKCGSDEWLEIMRQAHQLHITTSATMMFGHVETIEERFIHLVKIREVQAQKPADAHGFLAFIPWTFQDVDTLLTRIRGVHNLTTADEYIRMIALSRIMLPNIKNIQASWLTVGKATAQVCLHGGANDFGSIMIEENVVSAAGAPHRFTYKTIQEAIRAAGFEPQLRNQQYGWREIPETIEEQLINY
- a CDS encoding replication-associated recombination protein A, with amino-acid sequence MASTMTPLAERMRPSSLKDLVGQKHLTQENSILQKAIESGRVPSMILWGPPGVGKTTIAHIIAASIQAPFYELSAISSGVKDIREILDLAKKQVGAILFIDEIHRFNKSQQDALLGAVEKGTITLIGATTENPSFEVNAALLSRCQVYNLKSLDKNELRELLELSLSKDNWLSGLNVELKDIEALIRISGGDGRKILNLLELTVQNLVNQGQKKITVTDEAVLQVAHQKVALYDKKGEQHYDIISAFIKSMRGSDPNAAVYWLARMIEGGEDVKFIARRLVIFASEDIGNANPNALLLATSTFDAVHKIGYPESRIILSQCVTYLASCPKSNASYLAIGEAQRAVQQSGDLPVPLHLRNAPTKLMKSMGYGKDYQYAHDYEGHFAGQEYLPERIAGTKFYEPGQTPRENELRKYLKELWKDKYKY
- the mutL gene encoding DNA mismatch repair endonuclease MutL; translated protein: MDIIRKLPDNIANQIAAGEVIQRPASAVKELMENAIDAGATQVHLVIQDAGKALVQVIDNGKGMSEADAVLSLQRHATSKIQKIEDLFEIKTMGFRGEALASIAAVAEVEIKTRQGDQELGVFIEASHSSIQKKEPCASPQGTSFSMKNLFFNVPARRNFLKSNAAELRHIIEEFTRVALAFPDIFFSLTSNGQEMFHLDIGPLKARIVQLLGSNLKSQLVSVNDETDYINIHGFIGKPEVSKKTRGDQYFFVNNRFIKSAYLNHAITTAFNELIPKENYPLYVLFIDIDPTQVDINVHPTKQEIKFEDEKIIYAFVKAAIKHSLVQSSVAPSLDFSLNAEIQRLDAINKPFNEQNKEAASAGDLYKTFTQKNQAHFIDGSDKGALKNWQDFYKPAKAGSNENSGIEKTNLDTEAKRIADFLQSNPDHDTESHIPDTPSRSIDDRQDNKSMGDLDWNLHLDQTEEGYRLPEDPDGFYSLPTDLPASGFAAKNTNDGTGGDNDIDYGPVSEASLDYFALAGGGTGFGLGVSKPQKTIELQEGAPLLQIQQTYIIAPTSRGYVLVHQQLAHERILYEQFSKRLHKSSGASQKLLIPSELNISTSDGILLEELKDTIQTLGYYIEKGDDQKYAVIAVPADMPSGGEGRAIELLLEQFKHFNSEIRFSKKEKVIRCMARQQAVKAGKLLTQPEMLRLVEDLFACDISALTAAGDSPTYIEFKEDYLDGLFGLGK